A stretch of DNA from Vibrio gallaecicus:
GCTCTTGAAATTTAATGACTTCCATACCTTTGAATTTAGGTGGAACGTCTAATTCTTGAATGGCATAAAAAAGCGCCCAGTCGATTTGGGTAACGCCAGGCAAAATAGGGAAGTGCTTGAAGTGACCTTCAAAGTCTTGAAGATCATGGGCAACATGCAGGGTTAATGTTGATTGTTGGTCTGCAGTGTTAGTGGCAATGATTGCCGGCTTTCTTTTATCCATAATTTTGCTGTTATGCCTTTGAAGCTGATGTTGATACTGAGCGAGTTCGGTAAAGCTGAGTCAGTTTACTGTTTTATGTGTTGTTCTATTTCTGATATTAAACGCTTTCCTTGGCTATTAAGTGGAATCTCATCGAGGATTCTATAACGCCTAGGAATGGCAATAGGTTCTAACCAATTTCTTAGCTCAGAGCGTAACAACAACCAGAACTTGCCTTTGCTCATTGTATCAAACTTTGATCGCCCTTCATTAGAAAGCACGATAACTGAAGCTAAAATTAAACGTTCCGGTTCTTCAAAAGGGATCACAACACATTCATCGATCCAAGGTAATTGCTCTAACCGTTTTTCGACTTCAACTAAAGAAACTCTCTTTTCTTCAATCTTGATGATTCGATCGGTTCGACCTTTCAAGATGAATTGGCTATCGCTCACCATTTCACACTCATCGGCGGTTTGGTACCAATTAAACTTATCGATGTAAGGCGAGATTAATTTAAGGCATTTCTCACTGTTTAAAGCTGCTTCGATACAATCAAATAGCTGCCATGGTGTGGAAGTGTCCCATTGTTGACGAAAGGCTATGCCGCCAGTTTCAGTGCTGCCATATACTTCAATAGGCAACGAGCCTAAAAGCTGATTAGATTGCTGAGCAGAATCAAAGCTTAATGGACCACCTGAAGAAAATACGCAACGAATATGTTTTGGAGAATACTCAGTTGTCATGCGCTTTAAAAGTGCAGGGCTACTAACTAAAGTGGTTTCTTTGGTTGCGTGAGTCATGATTTGTTCTGGGTAGTCCAAATTATGACGAGCAAACGCTCTTCCTGCACATAAGGGCCAAAGTACGCGAAACAATAAGCCATAAATATGCTGATGAGAAACCGTACTTTGGACTTGGGAGTTATCGAGAAGCTTTCCCCAAGTTGCCTCTAGTTCATTTATCTCGTTTTCAATGTGTACCAACGTTTTTTGGATCGCTTTTGGTGCTCCACTAGAGCCAGAAGTAAACAAAGTCAGCTTAACTAAATCGAGAGATAATTCTTGATTGAGAGGAAAAGATTCTATTGGATTGGCGAATTCTTTCGTTTCCAGCAATGCTGAAATATTGAATATGCTTATCTTCTCATTAGGTATCGTGGCAACGCTGTCATCTACCATAAGGCAGTCGAATTGCTCTGACAGTTCATCTAGAGCTGCTGGCTGAACATTTCCCGGTAACACAATGTGCTTTTGAGTGATGACACTCGCTAAAAACATGCACGTGAATAGGTAACTGTCTTGTGTGCAAAGGGCAATTTTTTGATAGTGATTTTGCTCAAGAAAGCCAATCAAAAATTGAGTGTCGTGAGTTAACTCTTGCCAAGTTTTAATGTGGTCATCATCAAAACAGACAGCAAAATTAGGAGATCTGGAAGTTCGAGTGAGTTCACTCAAAGAGCAGTAATGAGAAGTTGTTGGCATAGCGAGTTAACTCTTGCGAAGACGTTGTCGAATAAAAAACTCTATAGCGAATAAAGACCCAGCAAGTAGGTAACTGATTAAACCGTTATACAGAGTCCATACCTCGAGAGGTTGGAAGCAGGTGTAAAGCGCGATAGATCCATTGACTAAAAAGAACAAGCACCAGATTTTGGTTACGTTACGAGTGTAATCAATACCACTTTGAGGTAAGTCGGGCTCTTGCAGTCTTGCTAGACGCTCAATAATGGTCTGCGGCTGACAAAGACTAAGCGCAAATACGACTAACATACAGGCATTTACGATAACTGGGTAGAACGTCAGCCAGCCATGTTGCTTGAAAAAAATACCTAAAGAAAGTAGGGCAATTCCCGCACAACCACTTATCCAAGCTAAATGTTTTAGCTCTTTGATTTTTGCTTGGCTTCCTGTTGCTATTCGCAATACAAACATAACGACTAAAACCAATCCAACAGCTTGTAAGCCAAACTTATTTAGCCCGAAATACACCGCTATTGGATAGGTAAATAGGATAATTGCCGACAGCGCAGTCAGCACAGAACGCATTTATGCGTCCTTTAATAGATTAGCTACAGATTCAACCACATCGTTTACAGTACGAACGGCTTTGAACTCTTCTGGCTTAATTTTTTTGCCTGTCACTTTTTGTAAGTGCACAACAAGATCAACGGCATCAATGCTGTCTAAGTCTAAATCTTGGTACAGGTGCGCTTCACCTGTAATGTCATCGGCTTCTAATTCGAATAACTCAATGAGTGCGTCTTTTACTTGGGTAAAGACTTCTTGTTTGTTTATTTCTGTCATAACAAATTCTGTCTAGTTGTTTGCTTGAGATGAAATGTAGTTTGCTAAGTTTTCTACTGAAGCAAAGTGCTGGCGAGTATTCGTATCATCAGCATCGATCATGATGTTATATTTTTTCTTGATCGCTAGACCTAGCTCTAATGCATCAATGGAATCTAACCCTAGACCGTCACCAAACAATGGCGCTTGTGTTTCAATTTCATCAATGCTCATATCTTCAAGGTTTAGCGCATCAATAATCAACTGTTTGAGTTCGTTGTGTAATGTTTCCACTTTTGCCTACTTCTTTTATTTAATCGTTATAATATTTAATTCAATACTGAACTTCTAAAAATGTTTTATTGAGGGAATATTGTTTCTGATAAGTGTCGGTTAAGTTGCCTAGCCGAAGAAGTCAGATTATTTGCATCCTCAATAAAAGGAGTAATTTCTATTTTACCTTTCACTTCGACATGAAAAAAGGGTTTCGTGTCCGGTACGTGATACCATTTTTTTTCTTTCGTTAAGAAGCTTGGTGAAACGGTAATGTGTATTACCCGTAAATCGGTCTGAGTTCTTGTTGCAATTTGAGCTGCGCCACGTTGAAGTGATGGCTCTATACCGGGGGTTGTGCGTGTTCCTTCCGGGAAAACCAGCAGCACATTACCACGTTGAAAACGTTCTTCACATCGTTCCAGTAGATCTTCTGGTGAATGGTTTGGTATATAACCCGCTGCTCGAACGATTCTTTTCATGAATGGGTTAGCCCAAACCGCAGCTTTGACAAGGCAATCACATTGTGGAAGTTGAGAAGCTATCAGAACATAATCGATTAGACTTGGGTGGTTAGCAACGATCAAACAATTTCTGTCTTGTTGCAATAACTCTGTGCCGATGAACTCGTAATCAATCGCACCCGTGAACTTCATTATTCTGCAAAAACTATTAAAAGAAAAACGAATGAGTCGCTGAACTTTTAGTTCTCTTTCAGTAATACTTGAAGATAAAGCGGCAATTATTGGAACAACTAAAAAGCTTAGTAGAAGACCTCCAATTCCAAAGATACTAAAGCACAAGCCTGTAGCAAATACTCGCCAATATTGATTTGCACGCTTTAGCACCCGTGAAAGTAATGAGTCATGGTTAGTTTTTTTAGTGTTTGGAGAGTGGATACTCATTAACTTTTTGCCCAATGCCAAGCTTGATTTTGACCTGAAATACTCCAAGCGTCACTATCAGATAGAATTTTCTGCAGTACCAGAATGCCTTGAGGTTTACGAAACGTATCATCGGGTGAACTTTGGGTCTTAGATTCGAGTTCTGAGTGACTAATTGGGCGATTTACAGAGCGAGATAAGTGATACTGCTCGCCAGAAGATATTACTAGTCCGAATGCATAATCAGAAAAACCTTGATCTTCGAACTCGGAATAGATGGTTGGTAATGGTTGATCAAAGTCGATAACCAAAACCTTATGTTTTGGCTGTTCTTGTAAGTAAATAGCGGCTTCAATAAGTGCATTATGAAAAGTATCTTGCCCTGACGATATTGATGTTAGGGGGATAGGCGCTTTGGCGGCAATGGTCGTTAAGCCTGCAGCTGTATTATGAACCGACTGCGAAAAAGCCATTGGTGAGGCGTCTTCACCTTCTAAAATACTCTGAATGAGACCGACCGTTCGGTGAAGTTCTCCATGACGACTAGCAAAGATAAGATAATCAATGCCGGCAGTATCGGAATAATTATTATCGTCATGCATTGACGGTGGCGTTTGTAAAAGGGAGAGGGCAGTTTGAACGGCAAGTTTACTTTGAACGCTCATTCTCCGGCGCATCATCGCTGGGATGGCTTTAAATTCTGTCACGCTTTTGCTTTGGCTACTTTCGTCACTGTTCGAGCTATTTTCGCCATTGCATGAGCTATTTATATCGGTAGCCCAGCATTGCCACTCTTCTTTTGTGTTGAGCCCAGGCGCGTGTGCTGCCCATTTCTCAATATTAAACGAGATTATTTTAGATGGATTTGACATAGAGTATTGATTTGCGTTGTGTCTCACTAAATACTAAGGGCATTTTTCAAACATGAATAAGGAAATTTCCATGAAATCACTAAAAATAGTCATATCACTATTCTTTATCTTAATTCTTGCAGGATGTGGACGAGTTCAGCCAGTGATGAATGTCGAGGATACTCCAGTTGCTTTAAATCTTCAAAGTAAACAGGTGAAATCAGCGATTTACGACTCGGCAATTGATCGTGGCTGGCTAGTGTCTGAAATCAAACCAGGTCTTCTCCGTGCTGAGTTGTACGTGCGTTCTCATCATGCGGTGATTGAGATTCCATACAGTGATAAATTTTATTCAATATTGTATGTCGAGTCAGAAAACCTTAAGTATGCAGATGGAAACATTCATCGAAACTATAACCGCTGGATCAATAATCTCAATGTAGATATCAAGCGTAAGTTGGCGGTTATGGCTGCACAGTAAGTTATTTTTACATTCAATAAATTAGGTTTTTAGTTTTGCAATATAATATTGACCCGTTTAATGCTTTAGAGGCAAAGACAGAAGCTCAAAAGCTTTCCTTTGCTCCAATCGTTTTCCATACAGCAAGAACATTACGTGATCTCGACATTTTAAAAGCATTAGATGATGCTGGAAGTGCAGGTTTATCCTCGGTAGAAATATCTGAAACAACAGGTGTTTCAGAGTACGGAGTAAAAGTGCTTCTTGATATGGCGTTAAGCGCCAATATTGTTTTATGGGATAAACCTAACTATCGCTTGGCGAATTTGGGGTTTTTCCTACAGCATGATGGTATGACTAAGGCCAATTTAGATTTTACAGCGGATGTTTGTTATGCCGCGATGATGCACTTAACGGAAGCGATTAAAGAAGGCACTCCTGCTGGCTTGAAAGAGCTTGGAAATTGGGAAACTATTTACCAAGGGTTATCTCAATTACCTGAGCAAGCAAAGCAAAGCTGGTTTAACTTCGATCACTTCTATTCAGACCGTTCGTTTCCAGTTCTTTTGGAAACCGTATTTCAAAAGAAACCTAAAACATTAGTCGATATTGGTGGCAATACCGGTAAATGGGCAATGCAATGCTGTGGTTATGATGACGATGTTCAAGTCACTATTGTAGATTTACCGCAGCAACTTGAGATGGCGATGAAGAATGCTCAAGATCATGGTTTTGAACATCGTGTAACGCCTTACCCAGCGAACATGCTGGATAAGAACCAACCATTGCCTAAAGGCGCTGATGTATGGTGGATGAGCCAATTCCTTGATTGCTTTTCACCAATGGAAATTCTAAGTATTTTGAAGCGTGTTCGCTCTCATATGTCTGAAGATGCGACGGTTTATATTCTAGAACTATTTTGGGATTCTCAAAAGTATGACGCGGCGTCGTATAGCTTGAATGCAACCTCTTTGTATTTTACGTGCTTAGCGAACGGTAATAGTCGCTTTTACCGAAGTGAAGATTTCTTAGAAATTGTCGAAGAAGCTGGGTTCGAGGTAGTAACGCGAACCGATGACATTGGGCTCGGTCATACGTTACTTGAACTTAAAGCTGGATAGTTAAAAGACCTAATCGTTTCTTTGTTGAATCGTAAAAATAAGAGCAGTGTGGCTTAAATAAATGAAAAAACTATCAACTCAAGTTGTTGTTATTGGCGCTGGTCCTTCGGGCTCAATGGCTGCTTCCTTACTTCACAGTAAAGGAATTGATGTACAAGTCATTGAGAAAAGCGAATTTCCCCGATTTTCTATTGGTGAAAGCTTGCTCCCTGCTTGTATGGAAGTCATCGACCAAGCCGGTATGCTTGATGCTGTAAAACAGAGTCATTTTCAGTATAAAAATGGTGCGGCTTTTCGCAAGAAAGGTGTGTATACAGCATTCGATTTTGAGGATAAATTTTCTACCGGTCCTGGCACCACTTATCAGGTTCAGAGAGGTAGTTTTGATAAAGTTCTCGCGGATTGTGCTGAGCAGCAAGGCGTCAAAATTTCTTATAAACATGAATTAACCGCGATTCAGTTTACAGAACATTCATCGATTTTGGATGTGCAAGTAGAGGGTGGGGATAAGTATCAGATTGAGGCTGATTTTGTGCTTGATGGCAGTGGGTTTGGACGTGTTCTACCTAAGATGCTCAACCTTGAAGAACCGTCTTGCTTACCATCGAGAAAAGCTATTTTTACTCACATCGAAGATAACATATCAACTTTAGAACATGGCTGTGAATATGATCGAAATAAAATTTTGATTTCAGTTCACCCGACGAATCCCGATGTTTGGTATTGGTTGATCCCTTTTAGCAACGGTACGTCTTCTTTTGGTGTGGTTGGAGAGCCTGATTTTTTTGAAAATTACCCCGAAGATAAAATTGAGTTACTTAAGCAGCTATCTAATGAAGAGCCAGGGTTAGCTGAAATTTTGAGCCATGCACTCTACTCAAAGCCTGCGGGAGAAATAGGTGGGTATTCAGCAAACGTGAAGCACTTGGCAACCGATCGCTATGCTTTATTAGGTAATGCTGGCGAATTTTTAGACCCAGTATTTTCCTCCGGTGTCACTATTGCTATGAAATCTGCACAATTCGCGGTGGAATGTCTTGAAAAAAAATTGACTAATAACCCTGTCAATTGGCTGGAAGAGTATGAAAAGCCACTCATGGTGGGGGTCGATACATTTAGAACATATGTAGAGTCTTGGTATTCCGGTGAGCTTCAAGATGTGATTTTTCATCAGTCCCCAAATCCAAAAATAAAACAGATGGTGTGTTCAATTTTAGCTGGATACGCATGGGATACGACTAACCCATATGTGAAAGAGCCACAGAGAAGGCTTTCTACATTGGCTGAGATTTGCCGGATAAATGTGGATTAGTTGTGCTCTAAATAGTGTTAAACGCTATGTAAATAAAACGCTATGTAAATAAAAAGCTCTGCAAACAACTAGTCGTTTACAGAGCTTTTTAATTGGAAGTCATGAAGCCAAGACTTGAAATGCTTAAGCCAAAAGTAGAATGACTTAAGCAAAAATAGAATTACATAAATGAAAACAGCATTACTTCAGGTCAATGCTGTTCAATCTCCCCATAAAGATAAGTATGTCTATTACATCTTTATGCGCATCTAAAAGCACTCGCTTGGTTTGTGTGTATGCTGACAGCCGACCATGTCTTTTGATTGAACATACTTTCGTCTTGTATTTATATTCCCCTGTTTCTGAGAATACTCGCCATTTAGCTATATAACATTCATCTCTATGTTCAGGATCTGCAAGAGTTGGGTTAGGTTTGAAAACAATCTTTGGCTCTAAACTGTGTGGCAAGCGTGTCATTAAATACGGGTCTTTAAGGATTTTCCCCCAAAACTTCCCCCACAGCTGTTTGCCTAATTCATTGCGTAACTTCAGCGTTTTTTTGAGAGCCTTTTCTTCACCCATACGAACAAAACCAACTGAGCGGTGTATGACCGTATCGTCAGGTGTATGTATATGGATTTTGAAAGCAGTTTTACCTTTGGAGATAAAACGGTGGCCAGTTGCACCAATTAAATTGTTCTGACTCATAAGTTTGATAAATGATAGTTATGTTAATAGTAAGATTACGACAATTATCAAAAAACTAAAACACACAGTACGAAAAAATGACAAAGAAGTGTGTTTGTTGATAGAAGTAGTAAAGCCTTAGCCAAATGCCAAGGCTCTATTACTTAGAGTAGACTATTTTGGCTATAAAATTTTATTCATTACATCGCCAATTTGAATACTGTTGGCAAGGTTGGGTTGATCGACTGTTAGCTCTGCTTCATTTTCATAAACGCGAGAAACTGTTAGTGTCATTTCACTTTGAGAGACTTTATTACGAGGTAAACCGTTCTGATCAATAAACGAGCCGGTATGCCATAACTGAAGTTTATCGCCTTCTTGCACGCCATGCAAACGTCCAAGATCCATCGTGACCGTATTTCCAAAAACAGCCGCTACTTCAGGTAACGTAATTTTGCATGACACTTCTGACTCCAAGTCGAGCATGATATTTCTACTTACACGGAGCATCATACTACCGTACGTAGAAGCCCAGAAGCGTGCACTGCGCGTATCCACTTCACTGGTTTTAGGGAATGGCCATTTAGCTACTTCTCGGTAACTGCGGTTGTAAACTTCGTGCCCTGTTTTACCGTCAAAGACTTGCATCTCTAGAGCGAATTGTCGGTTGATGATGTCATCTCTGAGCAGTTTCGATTCTATTGTGGCTGATAAATCAGTAATGACACCGCCGATAACGTATTGAGCTCCCGTATCTTGAGCAATCATCTTTAGCATTTCAGGTCGACGTTTATCGATTTCATAATCAGTAGTTCCAACGGAAACAAAGCTACGAGATTCTTGTGATAGCTGTCTGTTCACTACATGACTGAAATCGTCACCAATTTTGTAGATCTTTCCCATAACAGCTTGCTGAGGGGAGGCAACATCGATGTTGCCGACCAAAAATGTCTTTTTATATTGGCTTTCATGGCAAGCATTTGCCGAAGGGTAGATGTCGATTCGAGCTGTGATCATCATATTATTTCCACGGGTTCGCTCTTTTTCTATCAAGATATAGCGCACTTCATGGTTGGTGAATTGGTACTCTTTTTTTGAAGCTTCCAAGTAAGGTCTTAGGTTACTGATGCTTCCTATATCGGCGCCAGAGAATTGAACAGCCTTATAAACAGCATCTTCTAGAGCATGTATTCTCGCGGTATCTTCTGATGAAACTATGGTGGCAACACCGGTAACCTCATACCAAGAAGCATGAGCATTGAAAGATGCCGTTATCAATAAACTTATTGAAAATAAAATAGAAATTATTTTTTTCATTTGATTGTTACCAGTTGGGTATAAATATTGCTTATAAATAATCCATAAGCATAAAGCTAATTTAGGCGCTGTTTTTCAAATCTAAACAATTAACGAAAAGCAAGGACCGTTCCAACATTGTAATCCATCAACGAAAGTAATGTAGAGAACAAGTTGGCGTAGTAAGCACTAAATATATCTGGAGATTAAGACAATGAAAAAATGGCTTGTAGCAATGAGTGTGATGCTACTAACATCATGCGCCTATTCACCCATCTATAACGGCAAATCAGAGTATTCTGGTAGCCAGTTTATGCTGATGGACAGCCCGCGCCATACTATGGACTTTTTTGTTGAGAGTATGACTGAAGATCTGATGATCTCTAATACCA
This window harbors:
- a CDS encoding ApeI family dehydratase: MDKRKPAIIATNTADQQSTLTLHVAHDLQDFEGHFKHFPILPGVTQIDWALFYAIQELDVPPKFKGMEVIKFQEPILPDSTITLSLSWDTSKQKLAFRYTSNDGEQTHSSGKMKLGEKNE
- a CDS encoding AMP-binding protein, yielding MPTTSHYCSLSELTRTSRSPNFAVCFDDDHIKTWQELTHDTQFLIGFLEQNHYQKIALCTQDSYLFTCMFLASVITQKHIVLPGNVQPAALDELSEQFDCLMVDDSVATIPNEKISIFNISALLETKEFANPIESFPLNQELSLDLVKLTLFTSGSSGAPKAIQKTLVHIENEINELEATWGKLLDNSQVQSTVSHQHIYGLLFRVLWPLCAGRAFARHNLDYPEQIMTHATKETTLVSSPALLKRMTTEYSPKHIRCVFSSGGPLSFDSAQQSNQLLGSLPIEVYGSTETGGIAFRQQWDTSTPWQLFDCIEAALNSEKCLKLISPYIDKFNWYQTADECEMVSDSQFILKGRTDRIIKIEEKRVSLVEVEKRLEQLPWIDECVVIPFEEPERLILASVIVLSNEGRSKFDTMSKGKFWLLLRSELRNWLEPIAIPRRYRILDEIPLNSQGKRLISEIEQHIKQ
- a CDS encoding COG4648 family protein — translated: MRSVLTALSAIILFTYPIAVYFGLNKFGLQAVGLVLVVMFVLRIATGSQAKIKELKHLAWISGCAGIALLSLGIFFKQHGWLTFYPVIVNACMLVVFALSLCQPQTIIERLARLQEPDLPQSGIDYTRNVTKIWCLFFLVNGSIALYTCFQPLEVWTLYNGLISYLLAGSLFAIEFFIRQRLRKS
- a CDS encoding acyl carrier protein translates to MTEINKQEVFTQVKDALIELFELEADDITGEAHLYQDLDLDSIDAVDLVVHLQKVTGKKIKPEEFKAVRTVNDVVESVANLLKDA
- a CDS encoding phosphopantetheine-binding protein, giving the protein METLHNELKQLIIDALNLEDMSIDEIETQAPLFGDGLGLDSIDALELGLAIKKKYNIMIDADDTNTRQHFASVENLANYISSQANN
- a CDS encoding lysophospholipid acyltransferase family protein; translated protein: MSIHSPNTKKTNHDSLLSRVLKRANQYWRVFATGLCFSIFGIGGLLLSFLVVPIIAALSSSITERELKVQRLIRFSFNSFCRIMKFTGAIDYEFIGTELLQQDRNCLIVANHPSLIDYVLIASQLPQCDCLVKAAVWANPFMKRIVRAAGYIPNHSPEDLLERCEERFQRGNVLLVFPEGTRTTPGIEPSLQRGAAQIATRTQTDLRVIHITVSPSFLTKEKKWYHVPDTKPFFHVEVKGKIEITPFIEDANNLTSSARQLNRHLSETIFPQ
- a CDS encoding beta-ketoacyl synthase chain length factor: MSNPSKIISFNIEKWAAHAPGLNTKEEWQCWATDINSSCNGENSSNSDESSQSKSVTEFKAIPAMMRRRMSVQSKLAVQTALSLLQTPPSMHDDNNYSDTAGIDYLIFASRHGELHRTVGLIQSILEGEDASPMAFSQSVHNTAAGLTTIAAKAPIPLTSISSGQDTFHNALIEAAIYLQEQPKHKVLVIDFDQPLPTIYSEFEDQGFSDYAFGLVISSGEQYHLSRSVNRPISHSELESKTQSSPDDTFRKPQGILVLQKILSDSDAWSISGQNQAWHWAKS
- a CDS encoding methyltransferase; this encodes MQYNIDPFNALEAKTEAQKLSFAPIVFHTARTLRDLDILKALDDAGSAGLSSVEISETTGVSEYGVKVLLDMALSANIVLWDKPNYRLANLGFFLQHDGMTKANLDFTADVCYAAMMHLTEAIKEGTPAGLKELGNWETIYQGLSQLPEQAKQSWFNFDHFYSDRSFPVLLETVFQKKPKTLVDIGGNTGKWAMQCCGYDDDVQVTIVDLPQQLEMAMKNAQDHGFEHRVTPYPANMLDKNQPLPKGADVWWMSQFLDCFSPMEILSILKRVRSHMSEDATVYILELFWDSQKYDAASYSLNATSLYFTCLANGNSRFYRSEDFLEIVEEAGFEVVTRTDDIGLGHTLLELKAG
- a CDS encoding NAD(P)/FAD-dependent oxidoreductase; amino-acid sequence: MKKLSTQVVVIGAGPSGSMAASLLHSKGIDVQVIEKSEFPRFSIGESLLPACMEVIDQAGMLDAVKQSHFQYKNGAAFRKKGVYTAFDFEDKFSTGPGTTYQVQRGSFDKVLADCAEQQGVKISYKHELTAIQFTEHSSILDVQVEGGDKYQIEADFVLDGSGFGRVLPKMLNLEEPSCLPSRKAIFTHIEDNISTLEHGCEYDRNKILISVHPTNPDVWYWLIPFSNGTSSFGVVGEPDFFENYPEDKIELLKQLSNEEPGLAEILSHALYSKPAGEIGGYSANVKHLATDRYALLGNAGEFLDPVFSSGVTIAMKSAQFAVECLEKKLTNNPVNWLEEYEKPLMVGVDTFRTYVESWYSGELQDVIFHQSPNPKIKQMVCSILAGYAWDTTNPYVKEPQRRLSTLAEICRINVD
- a CDS encoding Fe3+-citrate ABC transporter substrate-binding protein codes for the protein MSQNNLIGATGHRFISKGKTAFKIHIHTPDDTVIHRSVGFVRMGEEKALKKTLKLRNELGKQLWGKFWGKILKDPYLMTRLPHSLEPKIVFKPNPTLADPEHRDECYIAKWRVFSETGEYKYKTKVCSIKRHGRLSAYTQTKRVLLDAHKDVIDILIFMGRLNSIDLK
- a CDS encoding flagellar assembly protein FlgT — its product is MKKIISILFSISLLITASFNAHASWYEVTGVATIVSSEDTARIHALEDAVYKAVQFSGADIGSISNLRPYLEASKKEYQFTNHEVRYILIEKERTRGNNMMITARIDIYPSANACHESQYKKTFLVGNIDVASPQQAVMGKIYKIGDDFSHVVNRQLSQESRSFVSVGTTDYEIDKRRPEMLKMIAQDTGAQYVIGGVITDLSATIESKLLRDDIINRQFALEMQVFDGKTGHEVYNRSYREVAKWPFPKTSEVDTRSARFWASTYGSMMLRVSRNIMLDLESEVSCKITLPEVAAVFGNTVTMDLGRLHGVQEGDKLQLWHTGSFIDQNGLPRNKVSQSEMTLTVSRVYENEAELTVDQPNLANSIQIGDVMNKIL